In the Tautonia plasticadhaerens genome, one interval contains:
- a CDS encoding Tn3 family transposase, whose protein sequence is MATLSFARAQMVRDATLTDADLAEVARCRREHNRLGFAYQLGFVRLFGRFPAQQPLEICDELLGFVALQLGIDATRFEGYAARQHTVSDHQASIRDHLRLAVFDADQAAALARFVFEESCRLEQTAALLARAREFLKERRVLLPAESALLRLVGEQRKQAREHIVSRLAGGLSPGVARALDGLLEVKEGEATSRLQALKANPARPSAGAMQALADKLAAIEAMGVLAVDLSWLNANYQRALYHYVRKCSADRLREAVPPRRRAALVCFLRQSYRDAIDSAVDMFDKLLTRTQTRAEHEPSDQMRRQRQTIKTALAALRSLGTILLDDTIGDAALRSRLFAVVPREELAAQVAGLDEWVTGARSDVFHGLVRRFAHLRQYAPILLRTLEFFPDAGAGDVPCLEALRVLKEMNADSRRKLPDDAPTDFIPRRLLPLVVTDGKPDRKAWECALLLKLKDDLRSGNLSVKHGKRFGRFEDYFLPGERWEPLRQPFFRRSGLPADPGDVPGHLTKRLDAAYDLFLATAPANSYATADEDGWHLSTDATEAPDAEAQGRLGELRRWLSEHMRTVRLPDLLIEVDNDLRFTDHFLPPAQRGGRDAEDVCTLLAVVLAHGCNLGLHTMARITQGVTYKQLKRVSDWQMTEEAQRAALAALVHAISRLDATLHWGDGRTSASDGQRFALPRKVLQQTYSTRFSDFALEFYSFVADNYAPFYSLPIECTDRDSAFVLDGLCYNESDLELEEHYTDTHGYTEINFAAFAMLGRRFCPRIRGLRKQRLYRLDAGRDYGPLAGLVSRADRTIDPQVIVEQWDRMGQFYASLERGHTTASVALKRLASCTAKNRFYRANRDLGRIFKTEFLLSYLCEPQLRSRIRRGLLKVEQLHALARDVYYGRRGRINARELHEQMNSCSCLTLILACVIYWQAKEISRVVRWCQPEDDKDKLDIALLEHVSPIEWDNVILYGQYVLDRAQVR, encoded by the coding sequence ATGGCGACGCTCTCGTTCGCGCGGGCGCAGATGGTGCGCGATGCGACCCTGACCGATGCCGACCTGGCCGAGGTCGCCCGGTGCCGTCGCGAACACAACCGCCTCGGGTTCGCCTATCAGCTCGGCTTCGTCCGGCTCTTCGGCCGCTTCCCAGCCCAGCAACCCCTGGAGATCTGCGACGAACTCCTGGGTTTCGTCGCCCTGCAACTGGGCATCGACGCGACCCGGTTCGAGGGGTACGCCGCCCGGCAGCATACGGTCTCGGACCATCAGGCAAGCATCCGAGACCACCTGAGGCTCGCCGTCTTCGACGCCGACCAGGCCGCGGCCCTGGCACGCTTCGTCTTCGAGGAATCCTGCCGCCTGGAGCAGACGGCCGCGCTGCTGGCCCGGGCCCGCGAATTCCTCAAGGAGCGACGCGTGCTGCTCCCCGCCGAGTCGGCCCTGCTGCGCCTGGTCGGCGAGCAGAGGAAGCAGGCCCGCGAGCACATCGTCTCCAGGCTGGCCGGTGGCCTTTCCCCCGGCGTGGCCCGGGCTCTCGACGGCTTGCTGGAGGTGAAGGAGGGCGAGGCCACCTCCCGGCTCCAGGCCCTCAAGGCCAACCCGGCCAGGCCCTCGGCCGGCGCCATGCAGGCCCTGGCCGACAAGCTGGCCGCGATCGAGGCGATGGGCGTCCTGGCCGTCGACCTGTCCTGGCTCAACGCCAACTACCAACGCGCCCTGTACCACTACGTCCGCAAGTGCTCGGCGGACCGGCTGCGGGAGGCGGTGCCGCCCCGTCGCCGCGCGGCTCTGGTCTGCTTCCTGCGGCAGAGCTACCGCGACGCCATCGATTCGGCGGTGGACATGTTCGACAAGCTCCTCACCCGGACCCAGACCCGGGCCGAGCACGAACCGAGCGACCAGATGCGTCGCCAGCGCCAGACGATCAAGACGGCCCTGGCCGCGCTGCGGTCCCTGGGGACGATCCTCCTCGACGACACCATCGGCGACGCCGCATTGCGGTCGCGGCTGTTCGCCGTCGTGCCCCGCGAGGAACTCGCGGCCCAGGTGGCGGGACTGGACGAGTGGGTCACCGGTGCCCGGAGCGACGTGTTCCACGGCCTCGTCCGGCGGTTCGCCCACCTGCGGCAGTACGCGCCGATCCTGCTCCGCACCCTGGAGTTCTTCCCCGACGCCGGCGCCGGCGATGTCCCCTGCCTGGAGGCCCTCCGGGTCCTCAAGGAGATGAACGCGGATTCCCGGCGCAAGCTCCCCGACGACGCCCCCACGGACTTCATCCCGAGGCGGTTGCTGCCCCTGGTCGTGACCGACGGCAAGCCGGACCGCAAGGCCTGGGAGTGCGCCTTGCTGCTGAAGCTCAAGGACGACTTGCGATCGGGCAACCTCTCGGTCAAGCACGGCAAGCGGTTCGGCCGGTTCGAGGACTACTTCCTGCCCGGGGAGCGCTGGGAGCCGCTGCGGCAGCCCTTCTTCCGGCGGTCCGGCCTGCCCGCCGACCCCGGGGATGTCCCCGGTCACCTGACGAAGCGCCTCGACGCGGCCTACGACCTGTTCCTCGCGACGGCGCCCGCGAACAGCTACGCCACGGCGGATGAGGACGGCTGGCATCTCTCCACCGACGCCACCGAGGCCCCGGACGCCGAGGCCCAGGGGCGGCTGGGAGAGCTCCGCCGGTGGCTGTCCGAGCACATGCGGACGGTGCGCCTGCCCGACCTGCTCATCGAGGTCGACAACGACCTGCGGTTCACCGACCACTTCCTGCCGCCGGCCCAGCGCGGGGGGCGTGACGCGGAGGACGTGTGCACGCTCCTGGCCGTCGTGCTGGCGCACGGCTGCAACCTCGGCCTGCACACGATGGCCCGGATCACCCAGGGCGTCACCTACAAGCAGCTCAAGCGGGTCAGCGATTGGCAGATGACCGAGGAGGCGCAGCGTGCCGCCCTCGCGGCCCTGGTGCACGCCATCTCCCGCCTCGACGCCACGCTGCACTGGGGCGACGGCCGGACCTCGGCCAGCGACGGGCAGCGGTTCGCCCTGCCCCGCAAGGTCCTGCAGCAGACCTACAGCACCCGGTTCAGCGACTTCGCCTTGGAGTTCTACTCCTTCGTCGCCGACAACTACGCGCCGTTCTACAGCCTGCCCATCGAATGCACCGACCGGGACTCGGCCTTCGTGCTCGACGGGCTCTGCTACAACGAGAGCGACCTGGAGCTGGAGGAGCACTACACCGACACGCACGGCTACACGGAGATCAACTTCGCGGCGTTCGCCATGCTGGGCCGCCGGTTCTGCCCGCGCATCCGCGGCCTCCGGAAGCAACGCCTCTACCGCCTCGACGCCGGGCGCGACTACGGGCCGCTGGCCGGCCTGGTGAGCCGCGCCGATCGCACGATCGACCCGCAGGTCATCGTCGAGCAGTGGGACCGGATGGGCCAGTTCTACGCGTCGCTGGAGCGCGGCCACACGACCGCCTCGGTGGCGCTGAAGCGCCTGGCCTCGTGCACGGCCAAGAACCGCTTCTACCGGGCCAATCGCGACCTGGGCCGGATCTTCAAGACCGAGTTCCTGCTGAGCTACCTGTGCGAGCCGCAGCTGCGGTCGCGGATCCGGCGGGGCCTGCTGAAGGTCGAGCAGCTGCACGCCCTGGCCCGGGACGTCTATTACGGCCGGCGGGGCCGGATCAACGCCCGGGAGCTACACGAGCAGATGAACTCGTGCAGCTGCCTGACGCTGATCCTGGCGTGCGTGATCTACTGGCAGGCCAAGGAGATCTCGCGGGTCGTGCGCTGGTGCCAGCCCGAGGACGACAAGGACAAGCTCGACATCGCGCTGTTGGAGCACGTCAGCCCCATCGAGTGGGACAACGTGATCCTGTACGGGCAGTACGTCCTGGACCGCGCCCAGGTCCGCTGA
- a CDS encoding recombinase family protein — translation MKTVAYLRVSTGSQDLANQKLAILDHARQKRFAVDRFVEAQASSRKGPDQRRIEELLGALEAGDRLVVSELSRLGRSLGQVIQLVDELVKRRVRFTAIKEGIRFEGKQDLQTKVMIALFGLFAEVERDLISERTKEGLAAARARGRLLGRPKGSLGRSKLDGKEEEIRKLLEKAVSKRSLAKMLDVSTTNLRHFIRARGLAPETPKGATKRQARGRRP, via the coding sequence ATGAAAACCGTCGCCTACCTGCGCGTCTCGACCGGCTCCCAGGACCTGGCCAACCAGAAGCTGGCCATCCTCGACCACGCGCGGCAGAAGCGGTTCGCCGTCGATCGCTTCGTCGAGGCGCAGGCCTCCTCACGGAAGGGGCCGGACCAGAGGCGGATCGAGGAGTTGCTGGGGGCGCTGGAGGCGGGTGACCGCCTGGTCGTCAGCGAGCTGTCCCGCCTGGGTCGCAGCCTGGGCCAGGTGATCCAGCTCGTCGACGAGCTGGTCAAGCGGAGGGTCCGCTTCACGGCGATCAAGGAAGGGATCCGCTTCGAAGGGAAGCAGGACCTTCAGACCAAGGTGATGATCGCCCTGTTCGGGCTGTTCGCCGAGGTGGAGCGGGACCTGATCTCGGAGCGGACCAAGGAAGGGCTGGCGGCCGCCCGGGCCCGGGGCCGCTTGCTCGGTCGCCCCAAGGGCTCGCTGGGCCGGTCAAAGCTCGACGGCAAGGAAGAGGAGATCCGGAAGCTGCTGGAGAAGGCGGTCTCCAAGCGGTCGCTCGCGAAGATGCTGGATGTGTCGACGACCAACCTCCGGCACTTCATCCGGGCCCGAGGACTCGCCCCGGAGACTCCGAAAGGGGCCACGAAGAGGCAGGCTCGCGGTCGGCGACCTTAG
- a CDS encoding ECF-type sigma factor, producing MICYLFAAASRTMRQVLVDHARRRRARKRDGDRIRVPLDRALAGFEERGLDVIALHEALERLTQEHPRQAQVVDLRYFGGLSVPEVAATLGVSDTTVEADWQFARAWLRGRLGGSGQ from the coding sequence GTGATCTGCTACCTCTTCGCCGCCGCGTCCCGAACCATGCGCCAGGTCCTGGTCGACCACGCCCGCCGCCGCCGGGCCCGCAAGCGCGACGGCGACCGCATCCGGGTGCCCCTGGACCGGGCGCTGGCCGGCTTCGAGGAACGAGGCCTGGACGTCATCGCCCTGCACGAGGCCCTCGAACGCCTGACGCAGGAGCACCCCCGGCAGGCCCAGGTCGTCGACCTCCGCTACTTCGGCGGGCTGTCGGTCCCCGAGGTCGCCGCCACGCTGGGGGTCTCGGACACGACCGTCGAGGCCGACTGGCAGTTCGCGCGCGCCTGGCTGCGGGGGCGACTCGGGGGCTCGGGGCAATGA
- a CDS encoding STAS domain-containing protein: MLNFTGVRYMSSDVLGILADLQRKFAPACGRIQFCGLDPLLRDMFRITHLEDVFDICTDEAEALGLLIS, encoded by the coding sequence CTGCTGAACTTCACCGGCGTGCGGTACATGTCCAGCGACGTGCTGGGCATCCTTGCCGATCTCCAAAGGAAGTTCGCCCCGGCGTGCGGGCGCATCCAGTTCTGCGGCCTGGACCCGCTGCTCCGGGACATGTTTCGGATCACCCATCTGGAGGACGTGTTCGACATCTGCACCGACGAGGCGGAGGCGTTGGGGCTCCTGATCTCTTGA
- a CDS encoding transposase codes for MVGRRSGEFRSEVLGHANAAELEEVIDCATLEGTVVDSDEWKGYNGLPRMGRVRVTVDHWGPKSTWARDDDGDGVREVHCDTQEGIWTHVRDFLRRFYGVSEWYLARYQAVFQWGFEIKSVTDEFLRVLLGRPPSMDSAP; via the coding sequence GTGGTCGGGCGGCGGTCGGGTGAATTCCGCTCGGAGGTCCTGGGTCACGCCAACGCGGCGGAGTTGGAGGAGGTCATCGACTGCGCGACGTTGGAGGGGACGGTGGTCGACAGCGACGAGTGGAAGGGGTACAACGGCTTGCCCCGGATGGGGCGGGTGCGCGTGACGGTGGACCATTGGGGGCCGAAGTCCACCTGGGCGCGGGACGACGACGGGGACGGGGTCCGCGAGGTGCACTGCGACACGCAGGAGGGGATCTGGACACACGTCCGGGACTTCCTGAGGCGGTTCTATGGCGTGAGCGAGTGGTACCTGGCCCGGTATCAGGCGGTCTTCCAGTGGGGGTTCGAGATTAAGTCCGTCACCGATGAATTCCTGCGAGTCCTGCTGGGGAGACCCCCGAGCATGGATTCGGCCCCATGA
- a CDS encoding diadenylate cyclase — translation MALLPDPGWRDVADVLILSYLAHRLILLARGTRAPQVLLALAALWALWHVARHAGLELTAWFLGALNALAPVALIVVFRDEIRDVLVRSSPLRLLAGRPTRAGAIDLPAVAEAAFRLAASRTGALLAFEGRDRLDKLAREGTRVDARFSVPLVESLFAKGSPVHDGAALVRGGRIDRVGTFLPLSTRDGLPAAFGTRHRAAVGLSERCDAVVLVVSEERGEVALARDGRVEPIASPEELERALDASPRVEAGAEAHRGRAPRLVSSAAGFLLTTLAVATLWALYDRQQVARRTVTASVNFRGLPESLELIDPPEAIDLQLRGKRTLIDGLSPDRVTISVDLSGAERGGRYAIERGDMAVELPVGVEWSRADPGLSVRLGERVELTLPVRPRLEGRPPPGFAFTPPRVEPATVTVRVPRGMEGRLEAVETRPIDVGELALDAATREATVEVPLELGRIATRPAAGSADTVRVTVGTRPAAAPDDPEAAP, via the coding sequence ATGGCCCTCCTCCCCGACCCCGGCTGGCGCGACGTGGCCGACGTCCTGATCCTCAGCTACCTCGCCCACCGCCTCATCCTCCTGGCCCGCGGCACGCGCGCACCGCAGGTGCTCCTGGCCCTGGCCGCCCTCTGGGCCCTCTGGCATGTCGCCCGCCACGCCGGACTGGAGCTGACCGCCTGGTTCCTCGGCGCCCTCAACGCGCTGGCCCCCGTCGCCCTGATCGTCGTCTTCCGCGACGAGATCCGCGACGTCCTGGTCCGCTCCAGCCCCCTCCGCCTGCTGGCCGGCCGCCCCACGCGGGCCGGGGCGATCGACCTGCCGGCGGTGGCCGAGGCCGCCTTCCGCCTGGCCGCCTCCCGCACCGGCGCCCTGCTGGCCTTCGAGGGCCGCGACCGCCTGGACAAGCTCGCCCGCGAGGGGACGCGGGTCGATGCCCGCTTCAGCGTGCCCCTGGTCGAGAGCCTCTTCGCCAAGGGCAGCCCCGTCCACGACGGCGCCGCCCTGGTGCGGGGCGGCCGGATCGACCGCGTCGGGACCTTCCTGCCCCTGTCGACCCGCGACGGCCTCCCGGCGGCGTTCGGCACCCGCCACCGCGCGGCCGTGGGCCTGAGCGAGCGCTGCGATGCGGTCGTGCTCGTCGTCTCCGAGGAGCGCGGCGAGGTGGCCCTGGCCCGGGACGGCCGCGTCGAGCCCATCGCCTCCCCCGAGGAGCTGGAGCGGGCCCTGGACGCCTCCCCGCGAGTCGAGGCGGGGGCCGAGGCCCACCGCGGCCGGGCTCCGAGGCTGGTCTCCTCGGCCGCCGGCTTCCTGCTGACGACGCTGGCGGTCGCGACGCTGTGGGCCCTCTACGACCGCCAGCAGGTCGCCCGGCGGACCGTCACCGCCTCGGTCAACTTCCGCGGCCTCCCGGAGTCGCTGGAGCTGATCGACCCGCCCGAGGCGATTGACCTGCAGCTCCGGGGCAAGCGGACGCTGATCGACGGCCTGTCGCCGGATCGGGTCACGATCTCGGTCGACCTGTCGGGGGCCGAGCGCGGGGGCCGCTACGCGATCGAGCGGGGGGACATGGCCGTGGAGCTGCCGGTGGGGGTGGAATGGTCGCGGGCGGACCCGGGGTTGAGCGTGCGGCTGGGCGAGCGGGTCGAGCTGACGCTGCCGGTCCGCCCTCGCCTCGAAGGCCGGCCGCCGCCGGGCTTCGCGTTCACGCCGCCGCGGGTGGAGCCGGCGACGGTGACCGTCCGCGTGCCGCGGGGCATGGAGGGGAGGCTGGAGGCCGTGGAGACCCGGCCGATCGACGTCGGCGAGCTGGCCCTGGATGCCGCCACGAGGGAGGCGACAGTGGAGGTGCCCCTGGAGCTGGGCCGCATCGCGACCCGACCGGCGGCGGGGTCGGCGGACACGGTGCGGGTCACCGTCGGGACCCGGCCGGCGGCGGCCCCGGATGACCCGGAGGCGGCCCCGTGA
- a CDS encoding HAD family hydrolase — protein MRGVIFDIDGTLVDSVDLHARAWQETFRHFGREIPFDCVRAQIGKGGDQLLPALLPEDVVRDRGEQIEAYRSDHYKRVYLPEDRAFPSVRELFERLRADGKRLALASSARGDELEAYNRITRVGDLIEAESSSDDAERSKPHPDIFQAALGRLGGLGPDEVLVVGDTPYDAEAAAKAGIRAVGLTCGGWPEEQLRAAGCVAVYRDPVDLLGRYERSPLARGA, from the coding sequence ATCCGGGGCGTGATCTTCGACATCGACGGCACGCTGGTCGACTCGGTCGACCTGCACGCCCGGGCCTGGCAGGAGACGTTCCGCCACTTCGGCCGCGAGATCCCCTTCGATTGCGTCCGCGCCCAGATCGGCAAGGGCGGCGACCAGCTCCTGCCCGCCCTCCTCCCCGAGGACGTCGTCCGGGACCGCGGCGAGCAGATCGAGGCCTACCGGAGCGACCACTACAAGCGCGTCTACTTGCCCGAGGACCGCGCGTTCCCCTCGGTTCGGGAGCTTTTCGAGCGGCTCCGGGCCGACGGCAAGCGGCTGGCCCTGGCCTCCTCGGCCAGGGGGGATGAGCTGGAGGCCTACAATCGCATCACCCGGGTCGGCGACCTGATCGAGGCCGAGTCCTCCTCCGACGACGCCGAGCGGTCCAAGCCGCACCCCGACATCTTCCAGGCGGCCCTGGGCCGGCTCGGCGGCCTCGGGCCCGACGAGGTCCTCGTCGTGGGCGACACCCCCTACGACGCCGAGGCCGCCGCCAAGGCCGGCATCCGCGCCGTGGGGCTGACCTGTGGCGGCTGGCCCGAGGAGCAGCTCCGGGCCGCCGGGTGCGTCGCCGTCTACCGCGACCCGGTCGACCTGCTCGGCCGGTACGAGCGATCGCCCCTGGCGCGGGGCGCGTAG
- a CDS encoding alpha/beta hydrolase family protein: protein MDLRSAHAIRVATAPLVVAACLAFGPARPDLALAGPATDAAGPWARTGSLLYPGPVVPADVAGAAPVAPPPGRRGDFWVIRTAEAPQVMGSDPWPHLQAYRLDSLGLLAPADPGALLTQAAGRPVVIMVQGNLVCGMLAVNTTLKAWQWLDGAGAIPRDALVVLFDWPSGRALLDPARDLNEKSRRAFVAGYHLARLLQAFPPGARACLIGHSEGGRVVPAALHLIGGGALNSQSLDPPIGLPGPRPPLRLRAVLISGAIDHHWLGPGRRLGRALPATEAVLGLYNPCDRVLAPYPLLPRTGHRPAMGSVGLLPRDGRRLGPLRARYAGFDLRPYVGGYHSLLVALAHPPVASLIAPYTWAVPLP, encoded by the coding sequence ATGGACCTCCGAAGTGCGCACGCGATCCGGGTGGCGACTGCCCCGCTCGTCGTGGCTGCCTGTCTGGCCTTCGGCCCGGCGAGGCCCGACCTCGCACTCGCCGGGCCCGCGACGGATGCGGCCGGGCCGTGGGCCCGCACCGGGTCGCTGCTCTACCCGGGCCCCGTCGTCCCGGCCGACGTCGCCGGCGCGGCCCCGGTCGCCCCGCCGCCCGGGCGGCGGGGCGACTTCTGGGTCATCCGCACGGCCGAAGCCCCCCAGGTCATGGGCTCCGACCCCTGGCCCCACCTCCAGGCCTACCGCCTCGACTCGCTCGGCCTGCTCGCCCCGGCCGACCCCGGCGCGCTGCTGACGCAGGCGGCCGGCCGCCCCGTCGTGATCATGGTCCAGGGCAACCTGGTCTGCGGGATGCTCGCCGTGAACACGACCCTGAAGGCGTGGCAGTGGCTCGACGGCGCCGGGGCGATCCCCCGCGACGCGCTGGTCGTCCTCTTCGACTGGCCGAGCGGCAGGGCCCTGCTCGACCCGGCCCGCGACCTGAACGAGAAGTCGCGGCGCGCCTTCGTCGCCGGCTATCACCTGGCGCGGCTGCTCCAGGCGTTCCCCCCGGGCGCCCGCGCCTGCCTGATCGGCCACAGCGAGGGGGGGCGCGTCGTCCCGGCGGCGCTGCACCTGATCGGCGGCGGGGCCCTGAACAGCCAGTCGCTGGACCCGCCGATCGGCCTGCCCGGGCCGCGGCCGCCGCTGCGGCTGCGGGCGGTGCTGATCTCGGGGGCGATCGACCACCACTGGCTCGGCCCGGGCCGCCGGCTGGGGCGGGCGTTGCCGGCGACCGAGGCGGTCCTGGGCCTGTACAACCCGTGCGACCGGGTGCTGGCCCCGTACCCGCTGCTGCCGCGGACCGGGCACCGCCCGGCGATGGGGAGCGTCGGCCTGCTGCCGCGGGACGGACGCCGGCTGGGCCCGCTGCGGGCGCGGTACGCGGGGTTCGACCTGCGCCCGTATGTCGGGGGCTACCACTCGCTGCTCGTGGCGCTGGCCCATCCGCCGGTCGCCTCGCTGATCGCCCCGTATACCTGGGCGGTGCCCCTCCCGTAG
- a CDS encoding amidohydrolase family protein yields the protein MTTNRTDVLAATLLLTLFSPATAQLTAIRAGRLIDIHEGTVTTDQVILVEGGKIAAIGPDVEIPDGADVIDLSDAVVLPGLFDCHTHLCYTVKGGFNHTNQGEMGFREQFLVNTLTQPAAYRALVGASNAREVLKAGFTTVRDVGNACDYADTALRMAVEDGLVPGPTIINAGMIISPSGGQFPGELLNPELPGIGPHEYLYADTRDDLRKAVRQNILRGARVIKLVVDDQPYIDSVGETAFVVAEAGAAGLKVAAHCVTEAGARHAIEGGVASVEHGFEMPDELLDLARERDVALVGTDFPADLWDAQGMPRPMAETRSEKIVDRLRRAHEAGVTIAFGTDVFFPVAGQTRGSAALLFTDSFREAGIPPAAILRAMTVDAARLLGVEGERGALGRGMAADLIATPGNPLEDIDALREAVFVMKDGEVVRDDR from the coding sequence ATGACCACGAACCGCACCGACGTCCTCGCCGCCACGCTGCTGCTCACGCTCTTCTCGCCCGCCACGGCCCAGCTCACCGCCATCAGGGCCGGACGGCTCATCGACATCCACGAGGGCACGGTGACGACCGATCAGGTCATCCTCGTCGAGGGGGGCAAGATCGCGGCCATCGGGCCCGACGTCGAGATCCCCGACGGCGCGGACGTCATCGACCTCTCCGACGCGGTGGTCCTGCCGGGCCTCTTCGACTGCCACACCCACCTCTGCTACACCGTGAAGGGCGGGTTCAATCACACGAACCAGGGGGAAATGGGCTTCCGCGAGCAGTTCCTCGTGAACACCCTCACCCAGCCGGCGGCCTACCGGGCCCTGGTCGGGGCCAGCAACGCCCGGGAGGTGCTCAAGGCCGGGTTCACGACCGTCCGCGACGTGGGCAACGCCTGCGACTACGCCGACACCGCCCTGCGGATGGCCGTCGAGGACGGCCTCGTCCCCGGCCCGACCATCATCAACGCCGGCATGATCATCAGCCCCTCCGGCGGCCAGTTCCCCGGGGAGCTGCTCAACCCGGAACTCCCTGGGATCGGGCCCCACGAGTACCTCTACGCCGACACGCGGGACGATCTGAGGAAGGCCGTCCGCCAGAACATCCTCCGGGGCGCCAGGGTCATCAAGCTCGTGGTCGACGACCAGCCCTACATCGACTCCGTCGGGGAGACCGCCTTCGTCGTCGCGGAGGCCGGGGCCGCCGGGCTGAAGGTCGCCGCGCACTGCGTCACCGAGGCCGGCGCCCGCCACGCGATCGAGGGCGGCGTCGCCTCGGTCGAGCACGGTTTCGAGATGCCCGACGAGCTGCTGGACCTCGCCCGGGAGCGGGACGTCGCCCTCGTCGGGACCGACTTCCCGGCCGATCTCTGGGACGCCCAGGGCATGCCCCGACCGATGGCGGAGACGAGGTCCGAGAAAATCGTCGACCGCCTGCGGAGGGCGCACGAAGCCGGGGTGACGATCGCCTTTGGCACCGACGTCTTCTTCCCCGTCGCCGGGCAGACCCGGGGCTCGGCGGCCCTGCTCTTCACCGATAGCTTCCGGGAGGCTGGCATCCCGCCCGCCGCGATCCTCCGGGCCATGACCGTCGACGCCGCCCGCCTGCTCGGCGTCGAGGGCGAGCGAGGCGCCTTGGGACGGGGGATGGCCGCCGACCTCATCGCCACGCCCGGCAACCCCCTGGAGGACATCGACGCCCTGCGGGAGGCCGTCTTTGTGATGAAGGACGGAGAGGTCGTCCGCGACGATCGGTGA
- a CDS encoding Nramp family divalent metal transporter codes for MPDPHRVPPATEATSDVDGGSEPPQPGAAIMPRWDRAELDDAPAFNRRCWALLLGPALISGGAAIGGGEWLMGPAVTARYGAAILWLATLSIVGQVAYNLEISRYTLYCGEPIFTGKFRTLPGPRFWLLVYLALDFGAVFPYLASNAATPLAMAYLGRLPDARDAMLMKALGIGVFLLALVPALVGGQIYQTLKWVMGLKIVAVLGFLLLLAAFFSTRGTWIGIVSGFFKFGTVPVGGDRTGNVFVSLASGRGLPAIDLSTVALLAAFAAIAGNGGLTNAPLSNYTRDQGWGMGRHVGAIPSIVGGRELRLSHVGAVFEVDATTLPRWRRWYRHLVRDQLVVWAPACFLGAALPSLLSLQFLPRGTRVTEWAAAGMTAAAVGDHVGVAWGLGWGTTFWYLTLLCGFLTLGPTMAVTVDGFVRRWVDVFWTASHRLRCWDPARIRRVYFAVLVVYAGFGVLMLWVGKPLQLVKIATNLMNYALGFSCWHTLYVNLALLPEPLRPGWFMRVALAGAGLFFLALATITTLAAVGLL; via the coding sequence ATGCCCGATCCCCATCGCGTCCCGCCGGCGACCGAGGCTACCAGCGACGTCGACGGCGGGTCCGAGCCGCCTCAACCCGGGGCCGCGATCATGCCCCGTTGGGATCGGGCCGAGCTCGACGACGCCCCGGCCTTCAACCGGCGATGCTGGGCCTTGCTGCTCGGCCCGGCCTTGATCTCCGGCGGCGCCGCCATCGGCGGCGGCGAGTGGCTCATGGGGCCGGCCGTCACCGCCCGCTACGGGGCCGCCATCCTCTGGCTGGCCACCCTGAGCATCGTCGGGCAGGTCGCCTACAACCTGGAGATCAGCCGCTACACCCTCTACTGCGGCGAGCCCATCTTCACCGGCAAGTTCCGCACCCTCCCCGGGCCGCGCTTCTGGCTGCTCGTCTACCTCGCCCTGGACTTCGGCGCCGTCTTCCCCTACCTCGCCTCCAACGCCGCCACGCCCCTGGCGATGGCCTACCTCGGCCGCCTGCCCGACGCCCGGGACGCCATGCTGATGAAGGCCCTGGGCATCGGCGTGTTCCTCCTCGCCCTGGTCCCCGCGCTCGTCGGCGGCCAGATCTACCAGACGCTCAAGTGGGTCATGGGGCTCAAGATCGTCGCCGTCCTGGGCTTCCTCCTGCTCCTGGCCGCCTTCTTCTCGACCCGCGGGACCTGGATCGGGATCGTCTCGGGGTTCTTCAAGTTCGGCACGGTGCCGGTCGGCGGCGATCGGACGGGGAACGTCTTCGTCAGCCTGGCGAGCGGCCGGGGCCTGCCGGCCATCGACCTGAGCACGGTCGCCCTGCTGGCCGCGTTCGCCGCCATCGCCGGCAACGGCGGCCTGACCAACGCGCCGCTGTCGAACTACACGCGCGACCAGGGCTGGGGCATGGGCCGCCACGTCGGGGCGATCCCCAGCATCGTCGGCGGCCGCGAGCTGCGGCTGTCCCACGTCGGGGCGGTCTTCGAGGTCGACGCGACGACGCTGCCCCGCTGGCGGCGCTGGTATCGGCACCTGGTCCGCGACCAGCTGGTCGTCTGGGCGCCCGCGTGCTTCCTGGGCGCGGCGCTGCCGAGCCTGCTGTCGCTGCAGTTCCTGCCGCGCGGGACGCGCGTCACCGAGTGGGCCGCCGCCGGCATGACGGCCGCCGCGGTCGGCGACCACGTCGGCGTGGCGTGGGGCCTCGGCTGGGGGACGACGTTCTGGTACCTGACCCTGCTGTGCGGGTTCCTCACGCTGGGGCCGACGATGGCCGTGACCGTCGACGGCTTCGTGCGCCGCTGGGTCGACGTCTTCTGGACCGCCAGCCACCGGCTCCGCTGCTGGGACCCGGCGCGGATCCGCCGGGTCTACTTCGCCGTGCTCGTGGTCTATGCCGGCTTCGGCGTGCTGATGCTCTGGGTCGGCAAGCCGCTGCAGCTGGTCAAGATCGCGACCAACCTGATGAACTATGCGCTGGGCTTCAGCTGCTGGCACACGCTGTATGTCAACCTCGCCCTGCTGCCCGAGCCGTTGCGGCCCGGCTGGTTCATGAGGGTGGCCCTGGCGGGTGCGGGCCTGTTCTTCCTGGCCCTGGCGACGATCACGACGCTGGCGGCGGTCGGCCTCCTGTAG